The DNA region TCGTCATCATCATCCTGCTCTTCGCTGGATAATTCTGAACCTACATGTGTTGCCGCAGGACCAATGGTGTCATCAGCATTAGGATCGATAAATGCGGTGATAATGTCAGACAGTCGGGTTTCGCCAGTTTCAACGCGGTCGTATTGTTCCAGCAGATAGGTGATCGCTTCAGGGTATTCTGCAACAGAACACTGAACCTGATTGATACCTTCTTCTATGCGTTTTGCAATGTCGATCTCGCCTTCGCGGGTTAACAGTTCAACGGTACCCATTTCACGCATATACATGCGCACCGGATCTGTTGTACGACCGATTTCGGATTCAACGCTGGAGAGCACTTGTGCTGCGGCTTCCGCTGCATCTTCATCGGTGTCTGCGGTGTTTTCTGCGAGCATTAGATCATCGGCATCAGGTGCTATTTCCATTACCTGAATACCCATATCATTGATCATCTGGATGATATCTTCGATTTGATCTGAATCGATGATATCTTCAGGCAGATGGTCATTGACCTGAGCGTAGGTCAGGTAGCCTTGCTCCTTGCCTAGGGTAACAAGAAGTTTAAGCTGTGACTGCGGGTTTTGCTCCATAAGACGGTATCCACACTTCAGAGTATTAAATTTTATCGGCTAAGCCGGTAATCATAAGGTAGTCGGGCTATGTTTATCAGCTGTCGCCTTTATAAACAGCTATGCGCAGGATTTCTTACCTGCAATGAGCGGCACTTAAGCCGTTAATTCTGTTAAATCTGTCAAACTAATCTTTTTTTGCCAGAGCCATATTCAAAGACCATAATTCTTTGCGCTCTTCGGCATTCAAACCGTGGGTTCTGTCACGGGCAATCAGTTCTTCCTGACGTTGCTCTAATACTGAGTCATACAGTTTAGCTAACGTATCAAGAAATGTTTCTTCAACCATGTCCTCTACAATCATGTGGTTCCATGTTGCTAAAGTTTCAAGTTGTTGACTGTAATTATTTCCGCGATACAGCTCTAAAAGTTGTCCGGTAGTTAATCCCGGCTGAGCCAGACAGGTTTTAACCAGCTCAATAAACAGCGGTACTCCCGCCAGATTGGTCTGTTCCAACCCCTGTACTGACGGAACCTGTGTTGCCAGATAAGGACGCTGAATCAACAGACCTATCAGTATACGCATAGTTGTGCGTTTTAGCTGGGGTGCCTGATAGCTTTGTTCAGTTTCAATTTGTTTCGGCATCAGTTTATCTAGCTGACTGTCATCCAGAATGCCCAGCTTTTGTCCGAGCTGCTGGCGTAGATATAAACGTAATGTCTCGCCAGGTACCTTGCTAATAAGCGGCAAGGCTAATGTACTAAGTTTAGCACGCCCATCAGGTGAACTCAGATCGACCTGCGGCATAAGTGTATCAAATAAAAACATCGAAAGAGGTTGGGCTTGTTCTAAACGTTGCTGAAAAGCTTCCTTTCCCTCTTTTCTTACCAGCGTATCCGGATCTTCTCCATCCGGTAAAAACATAAAGCGTAGCTGGCGACCATCAGTCAGGTAAGGCAGGGCGGTTTCTAATGCACGCCATGCGGCCTCACGACCGGCATTATCGCCGTCATAACAGCAGATAACGTTATCCGTAGAGCGGAACATTAACTGAATGTGTTCTGCCGTTGTGGAGGTTCCCAGCGAGGCGACGGCATAATCAATGCCAAACTGCGCCAGTGCCACCACATCCATATAGCCTTCAACGACTAACAGCTTATCGAGCTGATTACGATTCAGCTGCGCTTCATACAGGCCATATAACTGGCGACCTTTATGGAAAATCTCTGTTTCCGGTGAGTTTAGATATTTAGGTGTTCCGCTACCTAAAATTCTTCCACCAAAGGCGATAACCCGACCGCGCTTGTCGCGGATGGGGAACATGACTCGTTCGCGAAAGCGATCATAAGTCCGCCCATTATCATTGGTCACCAACATTCCCGCATCATTGAGTGATTCGCGGTTTTCCGGTGAGCGACCAAAACGTTTCAGAACGTTATCCCATCCGGAAGGCGCAAAGCCAATGGCAAAGCGCTGAATAATGTCGTCACTTAAACCACGTTGCGCCAGATAGTTTCGCGCATCCTGAGACTGAGGTTGGTTTAAGGATTCCTGATAGAACTTAGCTAATGGTTCCATCAGTTGATACAGACTTTGTCTTTGGTGTTTCTCTAACTGGCTGATACCGGTGCCGGATTCGTAAGGAATTTCCAGACTGTGCATGGTTGCCAG from Limnobaculum xujianqingii includes:
- the dnaG gene encoding DNA primase produces the protein MAGRIPRVFINDLLARTDIVDLIDARVKLKKQGKNYHACCPFHNEKTPSFTVNGEKQFYHCFGCGAHGNAIDFLMNFDRLEFVESVEELATMHSLEIPYESGTGISQLEKHQRQSLYQLMEPLAKFYQESLNQPQSQDARNYLAQRGLSDDIIQRFAIGFAPSGWDNVLKRFGRSPENRESLNDAGMLVTNDNGRTYDRFRERVMFPIRDKRGRVIAFGGRILGSGTPKYLNSPETEIFHKGRQLYGLYEAQLNRNQLDKLLVVEGYMDVVALAQFGIDYAVASLGTSTTAEHIQLMFRSTDNVICCYDGDNAGREAAWRALETALPYLTDGRQLRFMFLPDGEDPDTLVRKEGKEAFQQRLEQAQPLSMFLFDTLMPQVDLSSPDGRAKLSTLALPLISKVPGETLRLYLRQQLGQKLGILDDSQLDKLMPKQIETEQSYQAPQLKRTTMRILIGLLIQRPYLATQVPSVQGLEQTNLAGVPLFIELVKTCLAQPGLTTGQLLELYRGNNYSQQLETLATWNHMIVEDMVEETFLDTLAKLYDSVLEQRQEELIARDRTHGLNAEERKELWSLNMALAKKD